A region from the Nostoc sp. HK-01 genome encodes:
- a CDS encoding XRE family transcriptional regulator, protein MPLSPSGRMLIVDHKRFPQACCVYCICYPEGTPLYVGSTEKLRDRWRKHHRWDEIIFVEGAYIEWEYCNEEDLRDREREIISEIKYLMNGTAVKSVAEIAEDMREYYRLRDETNRYYAEGGGRSGMTNNLSIDPTNT, encoded by the coding sequence ATGCCTTTATCTCCTAGCGGGAGAATGCTGATTGTTGATCATAAAAGGTTTCCTCAAGCGTGTTGCGTTTACTGTATTTGTTATCCAGAAGGTACTCCCCTTTACGTGGGGAGTACAGAGAAATTACGTGATCGATGGAGAAAGCATCATCGGTGGGATGAAATTATTTTTGTAGAGGGCGCATACATTGAATGGGAATATTGCAATGAAGAGGATTTGCGTGATAGAGAGCGCGAGATTATCTCGGAAATAAAATATTTAATGAATGGCACCGCTGTCAAGTCAGTGGCTGAGATAGCGGAAGATATGCGAGAGTACTATCGTCTCCGGGATGAAACAAACAGGTACTACGCCGAAGGCGGCGGCAGGTCGGGTATGACTAACAATTTATCAATTGATCCAACAAATACTTAA